Genomic window (Nicotiana sylvestris chromosome 7, ASM39365v2, whole genome shotgun sequence):
agtagtcaatggctactagaataaacctatgcccgtttgaagcagtgggctcgataggaccgatgacatccattccctaggcggcgaatggccaaggtgagatcgtggcattgagctcatttggcagcacttttatcatatcagcatgcacttgacattggtagcatttgcggacatactggaggCAATCTATCTCCacagtcatccaaaagtaactggccctaagtatcttcttagccaagacaaaaccattcatatgcgggccACAGGTCCCATCATGTATCTCCTCAAAtagcttagaagcctcttttgcgtcgacacatcttagcaatcccaggtCAGGCattcttctatacaagtttcctccactgtggaagaaATGGTTGGACAATCTctggagtgtgcatttctgagtattgTTTGCATGCTCTAGGTATTCTtcctttgccaaatattccttgatatcgtgaatcCAAGGCTtcccatctgtttcttcttcaatatgGGCACAATACGCCGGTTGATTATGAATTCTTACTTGGATGGGATCAATTAAATTCTTGTTCGGATgatgtatcatggatgacaaagtggccaatgcatcgacaaactcattctgaatcctGGGCATATGCCGacactctatcttcgtgaacctctttctcaattcctgtacatggtgcggatatggaaatatcttgaaattcttggtggcccactctccttgtacatAGTGCACAAAAAAATCTAAATCATCTATTACCAGCACCTCATGgatattcatgtcgattgccatgttaaGCCCTGGTATGagggcttcatactctgccatattGTTTAGTGCACAGACTTCTatgtttagcagataccggataatgttgacctgtttttgataccaaaaccgctccaatgcccactcctttgaaatttgcagctctatCAAAGAACATGCTCCAGCCGTCGTATACTTCaataatgtcctctcctatgaatgacacttcttcatcaggaaaatacatttttaacggttcatattctcctcccaccgtatttttagcaagatggtctgccaatgcttgtcctttgaccgccttctgagttacattgacgatgtcgaactcacttagcAGTATTTGCCATTTGGCTAATTTTCCTgtcggcatgggcttctgaaagatgtactttagggggtccatcctggatatgaggtatgtggtatatgcatagaagtaatgccttaaTATTTGagccgtccaggtcaaagcacggAAAATGCGTTCCagtagagagtatcgtgcttcataaggtgtgaatttcttacataggtagtatatggcttgctcctttctccctatatcgtcatgttgtcccaaaacacatccgaaggctccatccaatacagatagatagagtagaaaAGGCCGCCCCAGCTCTGGCAGGACCAAGACCGATGGTGTGGATAAGTACttcttgattttgtcgaaagatTTCTGACAATCATCGGTCtagcttgtttcggcatctttcctcagcattttgaagatgggttcacatataactatGGACTgggctatgaagcgactgatatagttgaggcatcctaagaagctcatcacgtactttttgctcctaggtggtagtaactcctgaatagccttaactttagacggatccagctcgatccctcgaccactgacaatgaatcccagtagcTTTTttgcaggaaccccaaatgcacactttgcggggtttagttttaatttgtacctccttaacctctatttctttgtgtatcatatcatggaagatggttgtcatggctctcatgtaagtagccccaacattctttagaccaaatggcatcatcttgtagcagtataccgcccatggtgtaataaaatcTGTTTTctgtgtcttcttcatccatccagatctggtgataacccacgGAGCAatttacaaaggattggagttcatgcttggcacaattgtcaattaggatgtgtatatttggtagtgggatgtcgtccttaggacttgctctatttaagtcTCGATTGTCAaaacatactctgactttcccatctttcttcggaattggtataatgttggctaaccaggttgggtgcTCAACCACCCaaaggactttggctttgatctgtttAGTAACTTcgtccttgatttttaggctcatgtttggtttgaattttctgagtttctacttcaccagtggacacatgggattggttggcaacttgtgagccactatggacgtgctcaaaccggtcatatcatcatatgaccatgcgaagatgtcctcatactcctttaagaaatgaatgtactcctctttctatgtcggtgataagtgaatattgatgcgagtctccttgatagTTTCGGCGTCTCCTAAATTTATgcttcagtttcgtccaggttggacttaggcttattctcaaagttctcaacctccctaacaacttcctcaggtatttcatcttcttcatccgagTCACTATCCTCATATTGCATTGCcttattacatgtcacagtcactgattcatcagaaaaagtaataataacgctgtagaaagaaaatgtggaagataataatgaataataaagagcaatgcatttgattaaaactaaaaacatccaaacaagtacggctcgatgaatcgagcatttattttgaaataagtaagtctttaaaacaaaattactgcaaatcttagatgcctagaatctctatagaaataaaatttgcCAAGCTACCCAGAGACTCGGcaggcccgggatggtgtggcagtccagttcctgagaacaactcccttctccacagtctgaatattgaggccttcttcctcctcctcctcctcaattattgcactacAATTCATGTCTTCATCCTCCGGGAATAGATTCCTCGGCccagctaatgcttcttcttctacagttccctatattgtatcagcttggtgaaaagtttGACTCAGATGTGGCACTGGTTTCTCGAGAGGGTAATAGGGTGCGTGCCATgaaggcgaccaatcatcatactcttgcaatgtatactggtatccaagcccgaaggtagtaccatgacgttTCAGCTGTATCAGTTTGGTAATACCCTGAAGATTCTTCCCAAGACCTTTGTTGGGTTCATACCCATACCaagccaatatgctttctatcttgttactccaccatttgtttACACAATGGCATTAACAcgttcgatgtggtgataggtttcccctcctagccttcttctattcccgataaccgggatggtttgactggtgtaaatggggttactcctgtctccgtgaatgatcacctcctgatggttccattcgaatttcacggctAAGTGTAGTATGGAAGCCACATCCCCAACgtcatgtatccatggtcggcccaacagaagattgtatgaggctcatatgtcaagcacctggaattcaacgtcgaaccaagttggccacatttgcaaacaaagattaatctccccaatcgtggcctTTTGAGACCTATCGAAGGCTTTCATGTGCATGTTTCCTGCCTATATTTTATgaaaacctttgcccaatcttttcatagtatccaacggacaaatactgaggcttgaacctccatcaatcaagaacctgacaatgaatttgtcttcaaattgcaccgtgATATGTaatgctcggttgtgattcaaccatttaggtggtagctcatcctcgtggaagattattttatgacttttCGGCATCAGCCCTACtatattggccatctctccacaggtgatattgttgggtacataagcttcactcaaaaCCTTCATCAAAGCGTTCTTATGCCCCTCTtaattttgcaacagtgatagtgtggatatctgagctggagttttgttcaaatgatcgatgACAGAGTATtcccttgcttgtactttcctccaaaggtcatctgatCCTATTTTAATGACAGGCttcttggtagtggcatccttacttggccctcccaagtgttcaggtgtatataATCTTctggtcctagtcattccttgtgcagcatcggaatcttccatctttgcctttcctttctGCCTAGCTTCAGCAACGTAATCCCAAAGTATTTCTTTTGAATCGAAaagaggtgtggttgatactgtcactgtgaaaggtgtggtcACTTtcacttcaaatggaacaggggtggccgcaggtggagctacctcaacctcaaatggaactgatgcagttacctcaacttCGATCGGTTACTAAGTCTGTATtacgataggagtaagtgtgactgtggatttaaagtcatcgccttctcgaataagccgattgaccactcaggatcccattcttcgtccatctctatcacatgtatcctACCACCCCTATAGTCCgggagagggttgttgcggacattgggtgcagCTTCTTTCGCCTGTATgcccttgttgtcaatcaatgtCTGAATTTAATACTTCAATATTtggcactcgtcaatggtgtgccccttcataccagaatggtatgcacaggttttttttgggttgacccattgggacaGGTTTTCTACGGCCACAGCGGGAATGTGAGTGACATAACTAGTGGCTTTTAAcctttcatatagctggtcgatgggttcagcaatagagGTGTATTTTGTGGGTGGTTTATGGTCAAAATTGGGTCGTGGTGTtcgataattttggcgagttggaggtgactggaaatgagatggttgggaattataggtatgacaAAACAGTGGCCGactgggaatatctgggagatgatggttgatatgtaggtggaggtgcttgatatgtgggtgggggtgtttgatatgtgggtggaggtgtttgatatgtgagtggagatttcgggccctaagccaccattactgccACAACATATTTCTTCTTTAATATGCCACCTGATTTTAACGCcttgtttgtggcctgtaatgcctcaaagtttgttaccatcccatttttgatgccttctttgatcctttccccaagtttgataatatcagagaatttatggttttcaataaccatcaacctttcatagtattgcggatcATGTGCTTTGGCGaaaaatttgttcatctgttcctcgtccaaagatggcctgattttggctgcttccgacctcaAATGAGTAGCATACCCACAGAAAGTCTtggtgggcttcttcttgaggttctgaatgtagaaaaaatctggtgcattttctgtgttgaacctgaatcggtccatgaaatcagacgccatactcacccagttggaccatttcttaggatcctggctgatgtaccatgACAAAGCGTCTCCTGTAAGACtactcatgaaaagcttcatctggatcttttcatcctttctgACCCCGGCGAGTTTGTcataataggtccttagatgaaccctaggatcacctgtcccgtcaaacatctcaaacttgggaggtttgtaaccctccggaaGTTCTACATCCGGCTATATGCACaagtcttcataattcaaaccttttATCTCTTTGCCTTCTTCAACACCCTGAAcccgacttgtcaatttcttgagttcctcagctatgttcttgatgagcagacCCTTCTCAGTGGATTTTGGTGTATAGGATGTTGGTTAATTAGAGTgaggtatggtttccacatatatatggttgttttggtgagtgccagggatttgggtgtagtggtggtcatcggttgagttttgaggatcgagaatgggttgtggtgtattctggggagtgtgataagtagCGGTTGGTGGGTACTAGATTAGTTGATGATCGTGTTGcggcggagttggtattggtaagggattgagattttgaggtagAGTTTCATATTGATGTGGTGcaggagggttttgtggatgctAGTTTGGTGTATTTTAGGGAGGCACtgggtttttggtgttttgttggttgatatcgGGGACGTTCAGGGTAAGGaataggtttgccaagttgcggacctggtCAAGCTCTCCCTAcagctccagtatcttttgttctaacCTCAAAACTAAATCATTTTGCGCTGGAGTaatccgaccatctgaagtttccACATTCTCAACATTTTAATTTCGAATAcaacttaagtcatccattttagctttccctttgctctttgtattacttggaggaggaggaggtggagggcttctagatctggtgtgatacgctgatgatgccaatatgtgcgaaccaaccttaggggatgagaataatgaaataaagaaaacaaaaattaaacaaGTCAATAagggttctgaaatgtttgcagtatttaaacacatattgcatgaATGCAGATTcacatcctaatttgggagccccATGTGCCCacggtaggcctagcgacaaataaatttggagaaattcagtgccaataattgcctcatttcattaatataAAAGTAAACGACCCAAAACggcactaaataagataatgttgctaatggcacttgaccttattacatgtaaaaggaaagcaagtaaatctaatctacttggtcccagaaggaccctctccagactaGATGCTAttgtcgatcaactctcccagCTCACGCAGGTTTAACAATAAGAGTGCCCTTGGCAGATGCgctccttcgtttccttcagcgttctaacaatcggtgactctctttcttattttctctTCTAATTCCATTAAACTATACTTCAGATATTCCAGCCTTTCGCTGGATTTAACAtctctctctttccactcattaatcatttccatgtcggccttatgttgcgccatatgctcagcttcagactctTGAACTGTTTTGCACAACTTGTTATAATTCACCTCAGCTTCGGCAAACTCACCTATGACCCTATTTCCTGAaccaacccttggctcaaagACTCCAGAtagattatcatccaacca
Coding sequences:
- the LOC138873923 gene encoding uncharacterized protein, translated to MSLKIKDEVTKQIKAKVLWVVEHPTWLANIIPIPKKDGKVRERTLLKYTTAGACSLIELQISKEWALERFWYQKQVNIIRYLLNIEVCALNNMAEYEALIPGLNMAIDMNIHEVLVIDDLDFFVHYVQGEWATKNFKIFPYPHHVQELRKRFTKIECRHMPRIQNEFVDALATLSSMIHHPNKNLIDPIQVRIHNQPAYCAHIEEETDGKPWIHDIKEYLAKEEYLEHANNTQKCTLQRLSNHFFHSGGNLYRRMPDLGLLRCVDAKEASKLFEEIHDGTCGPHMNGFVLAKKILRASYFWMTVEIDCLQFILVAIDYFTKWVETTFYKVVTNKVIADFVKDRIVCRFGVPESIVTDNATNLSSDMMKSMCEIFIIKHKNSTIYRPQMNGAIEVANKNIKKILRKMVENHKKWHKKIPFALLGYRTTVRTSTGETSYMLVYGTQVVIPTEIEVPSLRVLQEVELSDPEWIKRHYEQLDLIDRKRMSADEANGKFSPNWKDPYIVQRVLTGGALILAEMDGEVWPRDTMFRLLTFLQLM